The segment TATCCAAGAAAATTTGGAACTAGTCCAATTAATAAAGTCATTATTTGGACAAATTAATGATCATGGTTTTAATTTTGTTCCTTTAGGAGATCATATGGATACGAAAACAATAATTATGGGGTCCGATTCAGGAAATTCGGATGAGTCTTCGGCTATGAATGAGGATTCACCTAAAAAACGAGCAAGAAAATCCACAACAGCGAAAAATCATGTTGAAGCAGAAAGGCAGAGACGGGAAAAGCTGAATCATCGGTTCTATGCTCTAAGGAGTGTGGTCCCTAACGTGTCTAAAATGGACAAAGCTTCTTTGTTAGCTGATGCGGTTACTTATATTAATGAGCTCAAAGCCAAAGTGGAAGAATTCAAGGCGGTgtcaagtaaaaaaataattcagaaGAGAAATAGCGTATCATCATCTGCAGTAGTTGATGGTACGAATGCTAATATTAATATGTTTGCGTACGGAATGGAGGTGGAGGTGAAGATTATTGGAGTTGAAGCTATGATTCGGGTGCGTTCACCGAATGTGAACTATCCATGTGCGAGATTGATGAACGTGTTACGAGAGTTAGAGTTTCAAATTCACCATGCAACTGTTTCAAGTATGAAGGAGATGATGCAACAAGATGTTGTCGTTAGGGTTCCTCATAATGTCACTAATGAAGAAGCCATCAAATCTGTTATCCTCACAAAGTTAAGTCTTGCTTAGCTTACATTTcatttgatatataaatattactCGTATACTATAATTTCATTGTCATATCAAGTGttcctaatatatatatatgaaggacacatatatatatatatatcgtacGTCTTCTTATTGATCAGGTGAATGTTGTATCAAATATAATCTACTACTTTTAAGTTAAAGCtacttaatttgttttttccttttcgATGTTTATTTTGGACCAAACATCTCTAATTAGCTTATTTTAGACTTCACGAAGCCAGTTGACAAACCTTTGTAAAGTTTatatcaatcttttttttttttacatgacGGGGTGCTGTTTCTTTCTCTTTATTGATCAGTACTACTCCCTCAGtgcatttcaattattttttgtcattttcaaattCTGTACTGTCCTTACAGATTAGACTAAACTAACCACCCAATGATCATTTCATGAACTAATTCATTGACCAGCTCCAACTAGTACTAGTATTtgtacatctttttttttttttttggtcaaaatggCATCTAAAAGATCCAGTTCCATAGCCATATTATTGTTCCTTTTCCTTATAGACCTGTGCGTAGTAGATTCATGGAAAACCTTAAATTCTTACTTCCATGGTGAATGTCAAAAAGGCAACATCAGCCCTAGTGGGAGCTCCAGCTAGCAGAGGAATTTGTGTGACATTGGCTggtcaaaattaatatatattccgGAGATTGAGTTGTATTTGATGATCCAATTACTTTGGATAATTAACAATGTTCATTCAAATCCACTTGGAAGCAGGGGCCGACCTACGGTGTGCAAGTGGGTtcatcttttttgaaaaataacatcgtatatatatatgtatatttaatcaatttttaaaattttacacacacacatatatatatatataattttgaccCCACTAACAAAAGTTTAAAGCTTGGCCGACTGGTCGAGGGGGTTCTATAAATTGAGTGATTCTATTgatataaaatgaattttaataattttactagataaattatcaaaattgagTGGTCTTTTGGGATACTAAGAAGGAAAAATGTAATTTTGCAACaatgtatttttcaaaaaataagatttgGAAATGGTGCAGCTGGCAAATCCATCCCTTTAGCACTTCAGGACCATATATGGAGAACACGAACCCAACATCTTTAGTCTTTACTAGTCCACTAAAATATATCAGtactataatatataaaacGGAGAAAGGTTCAATATATGtttaaattatgtgaaatatattacttatactaattattatattttgtgttGGAAAATATCTCATTGTTATTTCAAGAGATCATAAGTACACTTAAGAGAACTATCGAAATTGTTAGTGACATAGCAAGCctaaaggatttgaattatttttagtgTTGCCAACTAGAATTTACCACGAAATAACTAGATCTTTTTCGGCGATAAAAGTCGCCACAAAATCGCTAAATATTGACACTAAAggatttgaataatttttagtgGTGACTAAGTTTGCAACAACTATTCGccattaaaatttattttttcaataaaaagtatgataattaatttttgattgcaacctaattttctaaaataaataacatgcacttttttaatattaaaaacatccaatattattatgaaaatcatcaaatttatttGTTGATTCAAATCTCCTACTATATAATGCATCATTGTACATTTTATGcatttacatataaaaagtaaaaacatataGTTTCTTCAAACTCCTTCGTGATCGATttcatttgtgtttttttttttataaaagattgaagaaataacacaaaatcaaaatttaatgcTAAAAATCATAAAACCTTTAGTATCGACTTTCGTCGCTGCAGAGAGTCTAACTTTTTTGAAGTGAAACGCTTAGGTGGAGTGATTAGTCTCACGTACCTTGCCgcattataaaaattttggaGTGTTAATCTTGAGAGTATTTTTATAGTggaaacatataaaatatattaaaaagtttctttattCCAACTTACTCGTAAGTTGTACGTATACAATAGATGTTTAAGGCAAGGAGAGACTTTTGAGTCTAAATGGCAAAGTTGTATACTAGTCGTTAATGTGTAGCCCAAAAAGAGACGTAGACAAGGGCAAATTTCTTGGGTTTAGGTTTAGGAGGAAAAGCCCAATATACTCTATCTGATCGGCCCACCCATATTTCTTTGGTTCGACCCAACATTTCATATGTActcctatttttcttcttcGCTAAGTAATTACTACTATTTTTTTAGTCATGAAGTTGTATCTCCTttgatttagttatttttatgtaGTATTTATTAGTTCATGGggaaaaaaagagagtaaaCAGTAACCATGTAAATATAACAACCTGAAACGATCGAGTTGCCATAAATCCTAAAAAACCTACCAATGGTCCTGCTTCTTGACAGTGTAAGCAGACGTAAATATCTAATAGTTATTGTTTCAAATAAAcacgatttttaaaaaaagtactgAACTATAAACTGATCATTACTGAAATGAATAATTGATTAATcagtatttaaattaaaatccaATTCTAGATCCGCGTAAGTCTATGTATATCAGTATACAAATATAGCGAAAGCAAAACAAAAAGTGTTAATTAATAAGATTGCGTGCCTCATTGTTTCCGCTGGTTAGCCAACAGCCTTACATATTGTAGTTTTACAATGAATACTATCACTAATTTCCAACCCGTTCAACCACAATCATATAAAGAAGCTTCTATATATAGATCAATTATTATTATGGAATTTTTCTCTTCAACTTCACTAATTAATgtcctaattttattttaattttttatacatataattaattgaGTAAATTAATTACTGTTTTTATTCTTCTAATTTGCTGCCTTAAATTGGAAACTTAAACTAGTACTCAATTTGTGATCTCTGTAGGTCTAACAACTAACTCTCTATTCAAATACACTTTCTCCTATTGAGTAACAAATTCTCCTTGTTTCAACCTAAAttgttgaattattttaattcagatttttataaaatgtaCATACATATATTGCGTGGCATCTTAACTTGAGAATGAATAAAATCTGATGTCAGTACCTAAAAAAGAGGTTTAAAGTACacaatttatgttatttgaaCTCTGTTTTGAACCTACATGAAAACCACATATGGGacaaacattatttattttttcatcttaaATGGAAACCTATAATGAGTAGAAAGAGACCTTTCTTCCattatattttttccatttgTAAGTAAAATATAGAGGACAAGTCTGCAACTTTGCTTCCTGTACTCTGCCAACAAAGTCTCACCTTCACTATTTAGCTttcaatcaattcaaatattattactcctccgttttaaaaaaaaaagacttaatttgatttgaaacgGAGTTTAATCAAAGAGAAAAGACTTTtagtggttctaaattaaagttatgtcaaatgtatcaaaatgtcctttaatattgtggtcttaaatatgtcatgcgaaaagttaaagttaaagtgttgccaaaaaatgaaagggatcattcttttttttttaaacaaactagaaaaaatagggttactttttttaaaacgaAGGACGTATCTTAAATCATCTTCTCAATTTAACGAACTACTCCCTCGAAATATATTTGACacaaaactttgaaaaaaaaatgatgataaaattttattgattaaataaatttaactatAGAAGTCAATTAAAATGAAAGGAAGGAAATTAATTAGTTGGATTGTATGATATATATTTGGTGGTCTGCCAATGAGCAGCATCTCTGATGAGTCCCTACACTATTTATTAGTAACACTTTGGTCCactaatttaaaatgatttacgttgtttattatattattaggtGACAGGTGGACTCCAATAATATTGTCTCCGCTGTTATTTATGGTTGGCAGCGCGCATTCAATTTTTCCCAACAATCATGCAATGCTTGTATACTCCCTTGTTATTCATAGTTTACCATATCTATAAAGTTAGTCTTAATTTGAAATGAAGTGTTAATCTATATTGTATTTAGTATAGATATAAATCGAATTCTCTTGTTTAActattatatacaattctaTGCCTAGGGTTCCGTAAACAAAATACTCAAAAATACTTTGAGATGTGTAATTTTGTCAAATCTTGTTACCTAACTCAAGTCCTTGTGCAAAAGAGTAGCAAGGTGTTTGaacaataaattaaatgtaaagaaaaaagtaaatataaagCTTTcgaccatatatatatatttaataatgatGTTTGATCATAGAAAAGATGTTTTCATATCccaataattaatatttaaactaGACGACGTATACATAATTGAGCGACATACAAATGAAGAGAGAGCTCAATCTATCAGTTTttttaaaggataaaaatagtttgtttgttttactAGAAAATGATTGATTGGTGGGGAATTCACAATTTTGCATTATTCCATATTTGTTCAAGTTCTGTTGCGAATGATTTCTGTCTTCCAACAACAATGGTGATGTGATCTTTTTTTTGGATAACTTTAACGTGTGCACGAGGTATTCTTGACTGTACATTAAAGCTGCATTCGACCGGAATAAGTTCGTCATCTTCACCGTGGAACACTGTCACTTCACATTTTAGCTTGTTTTTCACCATCTCTAAGTATCCTTCTATTTTTCCAGCAGTACCACATATGATGTTGTGTAGTGTATGCCATGCTGCGTTGTGTGTGTGGCAGCAAAATCCCTCTATTAAGTATGTCCTAAtcctgtatatatatatatacattcctttttagatttaattggctaaacaagaaaaaaaatatatatattatggtgtcgtttactaatttatatttgacTATTTAATGTATACGTATCCGACTGCTAAGAATTCACTCTTTTTTAAGTAACATACTCAactgtttatttttaaaataaactgagctactaagattaattaattgttcacgagaaacaacaaaagaaaaggtGCTACTCTAGCAGAGTATTGAACAATAATGCCATAAAACGATCGATACTCGTAAAATTAAACAGAAAAGGTTGGAGCAGTTGGTGGGTTGGTGTTTGAATTAAAGAAACACAAAAATCATTTATTACATCAAAGTTCATGAAGAGCTAGCGCCGTTTAAATGCAAATATTTAAGGGCACCTTTACTACTTCTCTCTCTTTTAGAATTGAATTCTCTTTAATCCTCCACTTGCCTATTTGGTTAATATATGGATTTGATTTTTCTTGGGTAGATGCATATCtcaaccataaaacctaaaatgAACAGAAGATAAAACTGCTTGGTGTTCCATGTGCCTAAATTAAATAGaacctaaaaaagaaaataaggtgGACTATGAAGTCAAGCTAAGGGAGTATGACAAAGTAGTTTCATTGTGTTATTTCATTAAGATGAGTAAATATGTATTTGTTGGCCTAATTGACACGGGGAGTCTAGGCAAATACTACAAGTATCGTAAGTTCACATCAACTAGCTAGTCCTGAgacaatcaaaaaaatattactattagTTTAGTAAACTAAATCCTACATAATTAAGGGGGGTGTCTGTCTAATCAAGGGAACGCAAGAGAAATTTTGTTAAGAGATATATCATAAGCAAGGGCAGTGACGAATACTACATGTTGTAATAATGCtaaattctatatatatagagagagagagagagtgcaAAGAGGTAAATGTGAGAAAAACTAGTTATTGTCTTTTGAGAATTAAATGTGGTGTTTGAAAATTATACGGACCTGTTTCTGGTAACAAGTTTTGTGAGGAACTCCCACAACCGATGGTTCTTGCATATGACTAGGCAAACACTTCTGCTTATGTGTTCATACCCACATGCTATGGACGCGCCAAAAGCTATGGGTGGCCACACCCGCCTTGGTGCTATTCTTCTCATCATATGTTGCGTGGGCTGTTCACCCTTTGGTGTTGGAAAATATGGCTGGAgtataataacatatatatgtCATCCACTATTAAATTTGTATGTTGAAAAATCTTAAGTAGCTCCCCTTACCGGTGCAATTAAAGTGAGGGATTTGACTGATCCAGGATATTTTACAGCTAGTGCTAGAGCCAAAATACAACCTAATGAATGTGCCACAATGTGGAAAGATTTCACTTTGTGTCCCTCTATAACTGATTTCTCAATCATCTCTAGATGCTCTCTTATTGTGTAAAGTGAATCACTTGGCTTTGGACTCCTTCCAAATCCTAACAGATCCACTGCAAATAAACGATACTTTGATGTTGCTGCCTTGGAAAAGTTTGGAAATAATGTCTCTGTCCAAAATGCTGATGAGGAAATGAACCCATGAAGGAAGAGTACATCTTCTTCAAAGTTTGctgtcaaattaattaattaatggattgtgttaatttaaaattaaaaaaaaagaagaagagactTTTAACTTAATATTACCTTTGGCACCATCAACTCGGACAAAAAGTGAATCTTTGCAAGAATTACAAGTGTTACAATCACAATCCGACCACCTAGGAGTAGTAATATTATGAGCACCCATTTTGCCTTCCACTATGGTGGAATTATTAACAGTGAAAGTTGAACGGACACCCGCATTGTCAAATTTCCGGCGTTTCCATTTTGATGGCCGACTGTAAAGTGTGTCTGAAATTTCTTCGAGATGTACTTTGCTTGAACAAGTCAGACACACTATCTTGGATTCTCCTACCAAGATTGAGCCGCTGCTCGTTATGGCTTCTTTAGTGAAAGAACAATAACAGGGCTTCCACTCTGCTTCAATTAGGAAATCAATTACTTTGTAAGTATAACACAGcataaaatcaacaatgtcCAGGATAATGAAAACTAGGAAGCTAATGGCTTCGTTCATTGCTATCAGGCTTGATCTTGCACTTCCTTTAACCGCGCCCATTATCACCACAATGAAAAAACAGAGCGACATGAAAAAAGTTCAAAGTCCCAATGCCACTACGTTTGTTCATGCAAATTTCTAGGAGTAACATCAGATCAATGAATTCATTGCCCGGAAGAGACTCtgaaaataagggaaagggAAAAAGTTTGTTGGTGGTTGAACCTCTTGctaaacttttaatattttgttttattctaTTCTATACTCGTATTGCCCCTCCCCGTCCTATTTATagctaatttttttcttcaaatactttttttattacatAAATTCTCTTTCTAATTATGATGATCATTGAAGTGAATTATGAGTTTCGTTTACGTATCAAACTATACTTACCATTTTATCTAatggaaataattttatacacaATTCATGAGTGTTGATTACTTATTCAAACTAATCACTAATTTTGGGTTCGAgtcaccaaaaaaaataaaaatgaataagtttcttttacttatttaaagaataaaagtcatttaacttttgacttaaaaaatgatttcaagCAGGAAAGTAATATAcatgtttacttttttttaatgggGTTACCACTTGATTTAGTtagataaaaagaaattattgaacTCATTTGACTATTACTTCCTTAGTGTGTTACTAATAGAAAAGAAATTAGGGCACTCCGCTCCAATTTCAGGCCAAGTCTTCCACTAAAGCGCCGGTCATTAGTTATTTATTACTCATAACAAAGTCCAAGTCAAGTAATTTGATGTTCGAAGAATTCTTTTTCAACCtaatttgggttttgatatattttattttttgacgtTCAAAAATCAAGCGCCTTTtattaaatgaatttttaaatattaatataaaaaaatataagggaCTTTGTTCATAAGCAATAAAAGATAAATACTGCATGactaaattattttacttttgataAACTATATACCGtattcaaaattaagaaaatcggactagtgaaaagaaaagaatgaacaagctagttatttattttctttttcccaCCAATGTTTAGGTGTTTCTGCTAGTCCCTTCATCATGTATAAACTCATACACAAGAAGTCAACCTATAGTAAAATGATGCATAAATTACGAGTATTATATAGTTATGCAAGTGACATAGTAAGTGATGcaaattaatttagaagaatttgaacttttaattatttttgcttGATGCATGGagtaaaaaatcataataaatgtGAGTAAAAAATAGGAGGCCTTGAGGCGTCGTTGTATTTATTACCCCATGC is part of the Solanum pennellii chromosome 8, SPENNV200 genome and harbors:
- the LOC107027900 gene encoding transcription factor bHLH14-like; this translates as MRYCTFTQKKKYSIVSSLELEIIIMQDFISSSSSSSSTSLLQKRLHYIIHNRQEWWVYGIFWQASKDTNGRLIFSWGDGHFRDLALAKVHNANVSDMEMFYAMSAPNCFVSEDDLIVHAYNSGSYVWLNNYYELQIYNYDRAKEAHLHGIRTLLCISTPHGVVELGSSQVIQENLELVQLIKSLFGQINDHGFNFVPLGDHMDTKTIIMGSDSGNSDESSAMNEDSPKKRARKSTTAKNHVEAERQRREKLNHRFYALRSVVPNVSKMDKASLLADAVTYINELKAKVEEFKAVSSKKIIQKRNSVSSSAVVDGTNANINMFAYGMEVEVKIIGVEAMIRVRSPNVNYPCARLMNVLRELEFQIHHATVSSMKEMMQQDVVVRVPHNVTNEEAIKSVILTKLSLA
- the LOC107026882 gene encoding probable lysophospholipase BODYGUARD 3, whose product is MSLCFFIVVIMGAVKGSARSSLIAMNEAISFLVFIILDIVDFMLCYTYKVIDFLIEAEWKPCYCSFTKEAITSSGSILVGESKIVCLTCSSKVHLEEISDTLYSRPSKWKRRKFDNAGVRSTFTVNNSTIVEGKMGAHNITTPRWSDCDCNTCNSCKDSLFVRVDGAKANFEEDVLFLHGFISSSAFWTETLFPNFSKAATSKYRLFAVDLLGFGRSPKPSDSLYTIREHLEMIEKSVIEGHKVKSFHIVAHSLGCILALALAVKYPGSVKSLTLIAPPYFPTPKGEQPTQHMMRRIAPRRVWPPIAFGASIACGYEHISRSVCLVICKNHRLWEFLTKLVTRNRIRTYLIEGFCCHTHNAAWHTLHNIICGTAGKIEGYLEMVKNKLKCEVTVFHGEDDELIPVECSFNVQSRIPRAHVKVIQKKDHITIVVGRQKSFATELEQIWNNAKL